The Streptomyces sp. NL15-2K genome contains a region encoding:
- a CDS encoding SagB family peptide dehydrogenase — MTRAQDIAADRTERLRPGVFSAERGGRTHLMAWPHHISLPADHRTDEKIARLAGTGQPAGEDDPTTELLRREGWLDEEFSDDRGVAFVVRQLRAREPVPAAAGRLDLSRYAVIRAEAGALILESPLASAEITIHRRELLTAAIDPAADLTADPATTPGGLAAALREQLFAAGFLADPDGEQARELRYRQWAPHELLFHDRSRLGYRGYVGDGFGGTWWGRAAGFEPEPAAPPPYQGPRVELAVPDLTDRRLSEGSYFEVAERRRSERLHDDEFPISVDQLGELLYRTARVRRVHEEDGVEFVSSPRPSGGSVYELELYPVVTRCSGLDSGLYHYDAHRHGLELVRPVSHYAVRRMLRVASQGSTTGAVPQVLLVVAARVGRVMWKYEGMGYAVVLKNTGVLYHALAGTCGAMGLAGCPLGTDDAVAFTEATGRDPLVECSVGQFIVGSSPRRREELSG; from the coding sequence GTGACCAGGGCACAGGACATTGCCGCAGACCGGACCGAACGACTGAGGCCGGGGGTGTTCAGCGCCGAGCGCGGCGGGCGCACCCACCTCATGGCCTGGCCGCACCACATCAGCCTGCCCGCCGACCACCGGACGGACGAGAAGATCGCGCGCCTGGCCGGCACCGGGCAGCCGGCCGGCGAGGACGACCCGACCACCGAGCTGCTGCGCCGCGAAGGCTGGCTCGACGAGGAGTTCAGCGACGACCGCGGGGTCGCGTTCGTCGTAAGGCAGCTACGCGCCCGCGAGCCGGTGCCCGCCGCCGCCGGACGGCTCGACCTCTCCCGGTACGCGGTCATCCGCGCCGAAGCCGGAGCCCTGATCCTGGAATCGCCCCTGGCCAGCGCCGAGATCACGATCCATCGGCGGGAGCTGCTGACCGCTGCGATCGACCCTGCGGCCGACCTCACGGCCGACCCCGCGACCACGCCCGGCGGGCTCGCCGCCGCCCTGCGCGAGCAGCTGTTCGCCGCCGGGTTCCTCGCCGACCCGGACGGTGAGCAGGCGCGGGAGCTGCGCTACCGCCAGTGGGCACCGCACGAGTTGCTGTTCCACGACCGCAGCCGGCTCGGCTACCGCGGATACGTCGGCGACGGGTTCGGCGGCACCTGGTGGGGCCGCGCGGCGGGCTTCGAGCCGGAGCCGGCTGCCCCGCCGCCCTATCAGGGGCCGCGCGTCGAGCTCGCCGTACCGGATCTCACGGACCGTCGGTTGAGCGAGGGCTCGTATTTCGAGGTCGCCGAGCGGCGCCGGTCCGAGCGGCTGCATGACGACGAGTTCCCGATCTCCGTCGACCAGCTTGGCGAGCTGCTGTACCGCACCGCGCGGGTGCGGCGAGTGCACGAGGAGGACGGGGTCGAGTTCGTCAGCTCTCCGCGCCCCTCCGGCGGATCGGTGTACGAGCTCGAACTGTATCCGGTGGTCACCCGGTGCTCGGGCCTGGACAGCGGTCTCTACCACTACGACGCGCACCGGCATGGGCTGGAGCTGGTGCGGCCGGTGAGTCACTACGCGGTGCGCCGGATGCTGCGGGTCGCCTCGCAGGGATCGACCACCGGCGCCGTACCCCAGGTGCTGCTGGTCGTGGCGGCGCGGGTCGGCCGGGTGATGTGGAAGTACGAGGGGATGGGTTACGCGGTGGTGCTGAAGAACACGGGGGTGCTCTACCACGCGCTCGCCGGGACGTGTGGCGCCATGGGGCTGGCCGGCTGCCCCCTGGGCACGGACGACGCGGTCGCCTTCACCGAGGCCACCGGCCGCGATCCGCTCGTCGAGTGCAGCGTGGGCCAGTTCATCGTGGGATCCAGCCCGAGGCGGCGCGAGGAGCTGAGCGGATGA